The Microtus ochrogaster isolate Prairie Vole_2 chromosome 10, MicOch1.0, whole genome shotgun sequence genome contains the following window.
CCCCTGGGCAACTTATCACCCACCAAAAAAGTGTCTGGGTGAGAGGGAAATAAAATACTTGTATGTGCCAGGCACCAATGCCAAGACCTTCAGTGGATCACCTCATTCACTCCCTTTGCAATCAGAGTCTTAAAGTGTGCATTCCATAGACATACAAACTAAAATACACGCCCAGGGTGCCTCACTGCAAAGGGGTGAAGCCAGGATTGGAACTGATGCTTGGGCCCCACAGCCTACGAGTCCTATGGCCAGCGGAGCAGGCAGGTCCAGACGAAGTGCCTGGGAGTCTAGGAGTGGGGAGGTAGGTGGGGTACACAGTGGGCTTTGGGGCAGCTGGTTGTAAGCTCCCAAGCTGCTCTACTATTCATCAGCAGAAATCCCTGAACTCAATCGTGTTTTAAAGGTAAAGAAACCCCACGGAAAATGCCTGCATGGAGGAGATTCACAGACATCCAAGGAGCTGGCCCAGGAATGGTGCAGGGCGCCATCTTGGGCATGTTATCACAGACCAGAAGGAACTAAAGTACTGCACTGGTAGATCGGGGGCCATGGTCAGGAAGGGCCTTTGTAGAACAGGTGACTTAAGAAGGGGCTTGAAGGATCAAGCAGTCTGGATTCATCTTGGGGGGGGGTAGATGTGAACCCGGATGTTGGAGAGGAGAAGGTCAAGGGCCTATTTGGGGAAAAAGCTGGCTAGAGCTCAGAAGAGAGCTGGGAGCGGCGGCATGGAACAAAGAAAGATGGGTCCTCTCACTGGCAGACGGGAGAATGGCCTCCAGTCATTTCCTGAGAAACTAGCGAATGTGTGAGCATGTTCAGCCCGGGCATCAGAGGGAATGTTCTTTGAAGATACCCTCTGGTGTGGGTCAGGAGATAAAGAGAGGGACTAGCTGGCCGCCTCTTCCCACAGGGCTGCATCACACCATGCCGGAGAACAAAGAGTTGTGTGTTGCTGAACATGAAATGGAGCACAGGCAGAGCCAACATTTCACCATGTCCCAGCAagggcgcgcgcacacacacacacacacacacacacacacacacacaccactctcgcACACAGTGGGAAAGCCGGGATTGAAATCGACACAGTTCTCAGAGGATTGCATAATTCTTAGGTGAAGTTAAAATAGCTGGTGAAGGATCTACTTTAATCTCTTCTGAGTGGGCGCCGGAGGGCTGAAGAGCACTGCCTGGAGACTTCTGACAGCATCATTAACAAGATGTAAGCCAGGGACACCGCAACGCAAAACAACCAGCTTCTAAAAGTACCCGCAGTACCTTCCTGGGGCCACGATGCCTCCTGGATATCCAGAGACAGAATTCCCAAAAAGGAGGCCAGCCTAGCCCAGGCCCTCATCCAAGGCCAGGTGCTCCACCAAGGTCAGCAGCTTCCTCTCCAAGATGGGCTAACAGCCCATCACTCAAATGAACCCTCCATGCCAGCTCCTAAAATATGTACCATTGGTACCAATCACGTTATATACGATGCCATCCAGCCCATGTCTGCTCTCCTACCCTTGACTCCAAGTATACTGAGTATTATTTATAACAAATAAGTACTATTTATAATTGCCAGTACTACGTATAACTGTCAGCGAACAACGTGCCTTTCTGACCCAACCGTGAATGTGCTGACAAGGGCTTAGAGTTGTGCTCATATCAAAATCCCATCCCTACACACGCAGGACAAAGCAGGTAGCAAACACGAGGCAATGACTCTAGGCAATGAATCTGTGGTTCTTGATTGTCTAGTAGTAACTTGTACCAGTCAAGTCACTAAATTACTCTTAGGGCCTCCAGCAGAGTCTCTTAAAGTCCTATCAAAGCCTGCTCGGAAGAAAGACTTCATTAGActggaagacagggaggaacTGGGCAAACGAAGGACCAGGGATAGGCTGGGGAAGGATCTTCAAGCCAAGGGTtcaacagaagtgtgtgtgttgaGCCTAGGGAGGGTGCGTGGATGCGTGACCGTGGTCGGGAACCAGTGGAACACCACAGGGGCAGTAACAGGGGACCGAGTCAGTCAGAAGTCAACCATTCCCCAGTCCAATAGACCAGAAGcaaggaagcagcagcagggaggtgggggagggggctgacaGAAGTCAGTAAAAAAGGTTTCCACgccttgatttctgtttttccctGCAGAGGCCACAGACTATCAttccagagggaggagggaaggtgaaAGGTGGGAGGTTTTGCGGAGGGGGGGTGAAGACAAGATGGCCAGGGAGGGCGGGGCGGGGNNNNNNNNNNNNNNNNNNNNNNNNNNNNNNNNNNNNNNNNNNNNNNNNNNNNNNNNNNNNNNNNNNNNNNNNNNNNNNNNNNNNNNNNNNNNNNNNNNNNNNNNNNNNNNNNNNNNNNNNNNNNNNNNNNNNNNNNNNNNNNNNNNNNNNNNNNNNNNNNNNNNNNNNNNNNNNNNNNNNNNNNNNNNNNNNNNNNNNNNNNNNNNNNNNNNNNNNNNNNNNNNNNNNNNNNNNNNNNNNNNNNNNNNNNNNNNNNNNNNNNNNNNNNNNNNNNNNNNNNNNNNNNNNNNNNNNNNNNNNNNNNNNNNNNNNNNNNNNNNNNNNNNNNNNNNNNNNNNNNNNNNNNNNNNNNNNNNNNNNNNNNNNNNNNNNNNNNNNNNNNNNNNNNNNNNNNNNNNNNNNNNNNNNNNNNNNNNNNNNNNNNNNNNNNNNNNNNNNNNNNNNNNNNNNNNNNNNNNNNNNNNNNNNNNNNNNNNNNNNNNNNNNNNNNNNNNNNNNNNNNNNNNNNNNNNNNNNNNNNNNNNNNNNNNNGCGCTGATCACAAAACTCATGAGATTATCCCCAgggtgggagtgggaagggaTGCTGACAGGGTGGAGCCAATGACAGACGGTTTTGATGATGgtcgccacccccaccccagggcagGGTTCCCTTTCCCTTGAACGCACTCTCCCTAGATAGACAACAGTCAGGCCAggtcaggaagaggagagaaggcgGCAGAGGCCCAGGCCCGGGGCCCTGTGGCCTCCATGGGCGGGGCTACACCAAGGTCCTGCTTCTGAAATCTGTGAACCAGAGACTCTTAAGTCCTGCGCGTTCTCTCCGTGTCTAGGCTTGTCCAACTTGGCCAGCGCAGGCCTGTCCAGGCCAGGCAAGTTCCGGCCCCACCGGAAGCACGTGGCCCCCCACCCCTCGGCGGTTGCCACGGAGACGGGGCTGTTTACCAGCAGGTCGCAGCCAGGCACAGGAGGCGGATGGAGCTGAGCTGCGAGGTGAGAGGCCCACTGTGGGTCCCCAGAAAAGTGAGAGCCGGGCCTTTTAAGAGAACTTTCGCAGAGGCAGAGCCAACCTGGCTAAAGCCTGACTCTGCAGCAGCCAAGGGGCCCTCTGGGAGGGGCATATCTGAACCAGTCCCTGGACGcagatccagagagagagaaaggtcctgggcagaggcaggagctggagggagccTCCCACAGCTCCACGCTCTTTCCCCAAGTCTGCCCTTATGCCCCAACCCTTCCTGCCATTCCCTGACACCCCCGTTCTGCACTTCTTTGCTTCGAGGCCTGACCGCCCCTGGAAATAACAGAAGCTTCTCACCCGCCCTTCTATCCTGAGTCAACCCTAGTTCCCTTTGCAAAGCTTCCCTTACTTGGTGGCTTGTGGTTTCCCTCATTCTGATCTCTGGTTTGGAGTAGCGCTGGGAATGGTGTTAATCTCGGCTTTCTTCATCCCCGGGTTGGTTCCTTTACACGGTTTAATTTTGTAAGCCAGTCTGGGGGCTAGGGGGTGGcagcaggggtggtggtgggagtaACTGATAAGCAGTTTTAAAAGACCAATGCACGTGTGTGAGTCCTGGTATATGCCAACAGATGGTTTGTAGGTGGTTATATTTTGCAGCTTTCGCCGTAGGTTTAGATTTGGGCTGTGAAGTAGTGTGGTCTGACCCCTTGGTGCCTTGTGGGCACCATGGAAAAACAACAGGAATCTTGCTTTATGTTCGAGCCAATGCCCCTTCTTTCCTGTTTGTGCGGTGATAATCCTAAGGAATGGGCACCTGCCCTCCTGGCAACGTCTTGGAAATGGTGCCCAGTGTTTCGTTTCTGCCTCTTagcaggcctctgcctcctagctATTGTGTTTGAGTAAACAGGCCACTTGTCTCCTCTGCTGGCAGCTTGACGGGTGCCTACGCCTAGATCCTGTCAAATCACTTTGTGGTTGAGTGTCTGCCAGACCTAGAGGAGGTGAAATGAGCCAAGCAAGGATTATGCTGTCGTAGAAGCCTGGACCCagggcacaggcacaggcagagTTTGGGACCCAGGGTGTGACAATAAAGGTTCCACGGATGCAGTTCTCCAAACACCTGTTCCCCACAGCATCCTGCCCTTgcactgggtgggggtgggagctggTGTTCCCTCCATGTAACAGATGGTCTCGGCACTGGGGAGGAGGCAGTGGGTTCTAAAAGCAGGTTGGATGGAACGGTTTTACCTGAAGGAGGTGTTACTCTCTAAATAGCCACGAGTAGGCTTATAGAATTAGTCataattgaggttttttttttctctctctctcttgagataGCTTGCAGTCATGTTATCTTATGACCAGGGTGTCTTGAAATGACACCCCCTGAACATGGCTAATTATATAGAGTACCAAAAGGTATAGCAACTTCACGCACACACTCGCGTTTGACTGTTAAAAATAGCCCAGCAGAGTGCCTGTGAGAACACATGACTTTCCTCATCAAAGTTGTTAGGGAGAGGTTTCTAAGTTACCAAACTTCCTGACAGTAGTCAAGCCTTTCCCCAGGCATGTGTGGGTGTTGGAAGCCAAGCCTGTGATAATCCTGTAGAAGCTGTGGCAAATTAATAGCTGTACCCAAGTGAGGTGCTTACCTTCATCAGCTCAGCTGGACAGCTATGGCTTCCTCCTGCCACTCTGAGCAAGAAActcatagggaaaaaaaaataatcttcataGTCgatcagaaaataaatgaaacaggcAAGGAGATGGGAAGATATTTCTGAGGCCAAAACTTTTGGCTCAGGAAGAAGTTTGTGGACTGCCTGCTGCCAGCCTGGGCacggaggatggaggaggagagtgGAGGAAGGTTATGGTTGTGTATAGAATGGGACAACCACAGAGACGTTTAAACTGGGGATGGGGGCTGAGGTGACGGCTCAATGGTCAAAGCATCTGcctgaggaccagaatttggatcTCCAtctccatgtgcatgcctggtgggTGTGGCAGCTCAGCTATAATTCCAGCCCTGGAAGGCAGGGACAGAGTCCCCGTAGGAATCTAGCAAGACTAGCCATAtgggtggggtgggctttgggtttGGTCGATAGATCCCGCCTCAGTAAATACGATGTTAGAGCAATAGAAGATGATTTCCATTGACATCAGCCCCGGGCCCCcttgtgtgggtgcatgtgtgcttgtgtctacATCTGTGCCCACAATATGcagcgcacacatacacacacacacacagcaagtgggaacaaaacaattaaaatctgAAAGGGAAGGGAACCTTGTCTGAGATCTTAAACAACAGGCTGCCAGGATTACATGGGGGTAGCACCTTTTGGTTCCTCGCAGTTTGGTCTCTTGTGGTCTagtagagaacacacacacagagcagcaaGGGTCCACTGTTAAGGACTGAGTTATGGGAGGCGTTTTGGGGGAGCTAAATCTGAGATAAGAGCAAGTGTGGCGTTGGAAGGAAGTGATTAGCTCAAGAAGTGTCTTGTAATTTTGAGGCCACTGCATAGGAGGAGGGAGCTGTCTGACATCAAACTCCTGGCCGTTCTCCGCAGTAGAGAGGGAAGGTTTGGGAGCTGGGGTCTCTCATCGGTTTAAGCCCCGAGTAGGAGGAGAGCCATTGCCAGTGCCATCGAGGTATGCTctgaagcaggtgtgtgtgtgtgtgaacccgCGGGTCACACGTGTCCAAGGATAGTTATGATTGTGACCTGATAGCCTCCTATCGCTGAGTCAAAAGTTCATCTCTCCCTGTTGAGAGCAACAGGCAAAGCTTTGCTATAGAGTAACAGGAAGAAGCACGAGGCAGGCCTACGACCTAAACAAAGCCACACTTGTCCATCTGACCCTGCCCAGGACTGCCCTGAAGACGCAGAGTTGCCTGGTCGCCACAGactgaaaaatcaaaatggaCGCTCGCTAAGTCTTCATATGGAAGCTTGCCGACCCCCTTGTCCAGAATCTGAGTGTCCCCTGTGAGTTCTAGCAGGCGATCAGGGCAACCCCTGTCCTCCCTGGCACCAGATCAAGCTGGGGAGCCACGTTCCACGTGACTTGTGCAGAGCCACCTGGCAAGGTGAGGAAAGAGAGTTAGGGCTCCGTGTGGactgagagggagaaggaacGGAGGAAGGCCTGCGGCATAGGGAGAACGGGGAGTCCAGAGGGCAGTGTGTCCGTGGTACATGATGCCAGGGCAGACAGCGTCCCTTGTAGAGAGAAGTGACTTTCTGTTGTGTGGAGCTGAGTCTAGTTGCCCCGTTGTGTGTCCTAACAGGGCTACCGTCCATCTTTAAGCAAAGGCAGCCAGCCCTAACATTCCAGCCTCTGCGTCTGAGGTCTGTGCCTGTCACTCTCTGGGAGAGCTTCTCGCCCGAGAGCCATCAAGGATGTGGAAGTTCAGTATGCTCTGCCTGATGTAGGAGTTCACCAGGACCCTTCTGCCCCACAAACACCTTTCTCGGTCGGGGCCCAGTCAGACTTAACCAGACCGCAGTGCACGCTATTGTGTCGCCATGCTGGCTTTGTGCCGGCGCGGCAGACAGAACTCAGCCGCTACAGACGCATCTGTGGAAAAAGTTGTCTGACTCGATTCTGTCTCGTCACATGGCTTGTTCCTTCTCAGGGTGGTCTTTCCGCTCCCTGGCCCTTCTCCATGAGAGTGAGAGTTAGTCCCCTGCCTTAGTCATTCTATGTCATGTGCCTTATCATTCCTTGAACATATCTTCAGACGTGTGGatttctcttgcttctctccttgCTTCAATAATTTAAGTTCCAAGGACTGTGGTTCACTGCTGTGTTCCAAGATCCTGTAATGAATGAGTCACAATCGCTCCCCCTCCTCAGGTGTCAGAAACCCAGAGAACGGTCCCCTATTCTGGCCCATTGATGCTTACTCTCCCAGTGCGCAGTGAATGgcagaagagggaatctcagtaTCCCTGAGGCTTAACCCATGTCTTTCCCTGTTTCTGCCTGCTTCCTTAGGGGTCCTGAGAAGCAATGGCCACAGAAGCCCCTGTGAACCTCGCACCACCTGAACGTAGCACCGTGGTCGGTATCTCAGTTGACAGCTTCATCTGTCAGCCCAGCTCTCTCAGGATGCATGTCATCAGGCCCAAGTCTGCCAAGGGCCGGAAGCGGCCAAATCTGCACAGAACACAAGGCAGGGGCGATGGCTCTCCCAGTGTACTGTCGGCTTCACCTCCGCCATGTTCTTCGGGGTCGTCAAGCAGCCAGAAACCAGGGGCCTGTGTACCCGCCTCTCCGTCTCAGGGAACCCCTGATGAGATGCCGGAGCTGATGCCACAGGTGCTTTCCGGGGCTACCTCATCTCTCAATAAGTACCCAGTTCTCCCTTCCATCAACAGAAGGAGCCTAGAGGACGGGGCTGTGGACACGGTGGCCAGAAAGGCCAGTTCTCTCCAGCTGAGTAACGTCCAGGCCCTTTACCAGGAGGAGACCCACACCACTGTAAAGTCAAGCCAAGAAGACTCCAGAACCCAAGTCTGTGCCTTAGAGAAGAAATTCATCATCCGCACTAAGAGACAGAGTTCCTCTAGGGCCTCAAACATGGAGGAGCCAACAGACCAAGAGCCGAGGCTGCTGCTGGCTATCAGGTCACCCTCAGGCCAAAGGTTTGTGCGCTACTTCAGGCCCAGTGATGACCTACAGACTGTCCTTGCGGTGGCTGAGCAGAAAAACAAAGCCACCTACCAACACTGCAGTATCGAAACAATGGATGTGCCCAGAAGACGTTTCTCTGACCTCACCAAGTCCCTGCAGGAGTGTGGTATCCTCCATAAATCTGTGCTGGGCATCtcccaggaggagggggaggggtgacCCTGAGCCCACTGCGCCAGGCTGGGGCCCCAGGCCTTCGAGCACACAGCCTGGTTTTCAAGCACCACATGAGCCCAGTGAAGCTCAGACCCTAAATCTGTGGAGGCAGGGACACGTCTGTACACGGGCTGAGCCCCCTGGGAGGAACCTTCCTCCTTCTAGAATTGTCCCTTCACTATGCTCCAGAGCGCCTGCACACGTGCAGCGAAACCTACATGTCTCTCGAAGCCAACACTTTGCTTCTCTGTATCTGACATGAGATTGAACTCTTCCCAGAGAGGATTCTAGTCTAGTAAATAACCAGGGTTCAGGAATTATGGAACTGACATTGGTATTTCTTGCAATATCATAAGAAACAGGCTGTTGATCACCTGTGTTTGGAAGCAGCCTCCTTCCTGAGCTGCAGAAGCAGAGATCCCTGGGGATCACTGTTGGTGTGATGTGATAGCAAAGGGAAGAACCGTCTGTCAcaaacccccaacacacacacacacacagagttctgaAACATCCTAGGGCTAGCCTGAATTAATTGCCTCTACAGTCATGGGCTAGCCAAGACTCCCTATGAATGGACTGACTAGGTCGGCACGTCTCGGTAGTGCCTGTCTACAGACTCTTCCCAAATGGAGGTGAAATGTTCCGTCctctgttgtttttaagacaCGATAGCTACGGGTCTGTACAGGTTTGTGCTAACAACCCCTTGGCCTACCCGGGCATAGGTAAATATTTATCCCCAGTCTCAGTGTCTTACCTTCTTCAAACATGGAAGGGCTTTGGCGCAGCATCAGCACATGCTGGGGTCTGATGTCAGGCCCTCCGTAGAAGGAAAGTGGCTCCTTGGGGTTTCTTTCCTGTGCTCCTACTGAGACCACACTATGCAGCTGGCTGACTGGCGTGGAGTGTCCCTGTCCCTCTCAGCCAGAGATGTCACAAGCACTGTCGAGCCTTATTTTTCCTGTGGAGATACAGCTTATTTGCCAAAAGTTCTCTCGCATTGCAGGTTCAGCCAGACACCCACAGCTCATCTGCATCCCTTTGTGGCCAAATCCCCAGCTGGGAGTCAGGAACATGTTGACCTTGTGGGTACCTTGTTCCCCTTAGAGCACAGTCACCACAGGGCCCTGGGTGCTAGTACCTGTCCCCATACCCTCAGTACACAGACAAGGCAGGGTTGGGGAGTTCTTGGAGCATCCTCGGAACAGGGGCATCTTGTGCCTGGACAGCACAAGTGGTTAGAGACGTTCCTTCTAGAGCCCTGCCCCTTGGTGACAGCGACAGTTACTCTGAGCAGGCTGGCTCCTCCTCCCCAAGTCATCTCCAGCGCCACACAGATCACTCTAGACTAGGACATTGCAGTTCATTTGCCAGCTCTACCGTCCTGCCTAGGTTAGTGGCTCCTTGGATGGGAAAGGTCAGCCAAGGCTGGCTTCGATGCAGGCAGCCACCTAGTATGCTCAATGACCATGGCAGGCGGGGCCGGTGCTTTGCGCTTGGACTCCCCCAGTACAGGTATTTCACTTCCCCGCCAAGTGCACAACTCTGCCTCTGAGCTAGGAGCCTATAAAAATCACACCTACTCTATGGTAAGAATAAAATTCCACCCACCTGCAGCTTGGTGATTCCAAGCTTTGGATTGTGCCAGTGAGGAATGTAACAAGCTGGATGGAACTGGAGACTCCTGGCTGTGGGGCTTTGTTGCTGCTATTTGGCTTTGAATTTTGGGGTGGTGGAGAAATAAGGGGAGCATGAAGCATAGGAGTATTTTAGGATCTTTTAGGAGACATGATTAAAGCTAGATTTGAGCCATCACAataatcttttttctctttttgaacaAAAGATAATGATATGAACAATAAAAGCTGATTTGTGTGAAGAAACACGTCTTATATTTTACCTAAGACCTGAGCCACCAGACAGGAGTGCACAGGGTGGCGTATGACTCATTTTCAGGTGTCTGCCTGGGCAATCATCTATTCTGCCATTTGCAGCCAAGGCTCCCTGTACACAGTCAGATGCCCACCCTGGAGGCCCCAGGATAACTGCCTCTGCTTGTAGCCTAGCATATAGCTTGAAGCATCTCTTTCACCTCTCCCGACTAATGTGGCATCAGGAACACTCTGGTCTAAGGGGCCCTGCTAGTCAGCACGTTCCCCTTGGTGGCCCGGTGTGTGGTCACAGACCTTACTCTGTGTAACCAACAGTCAACCAAGAAAGCATGAGTAACTCCCAAGAGAACACAACCCTTCTGAGGTCAGTCCGTggctcagctgtttctgtgacagATCCAGCATTGTGGGAGGGGCCACACCATAGCCCACTGACTCTTCCTCCCACCACTTCCAAACACATCACCGCCACCTCCAGGGGTGCTAGAAAGATTTCTCATCATGGACACGAGCTTTGCAGAGGACAGAGCTTCATGACAAGCGAGTCCGCATATTCCCACTCCAGCCCCATGGTACATTAGTTCCCGGCAGCAGCAAGAACAGCAGGAGAAGTGACTCATCACAGAGGATCCAAAACATTTGCACTGACCGATGACAGGTGGCTGTGACACAGCCCTGGAGATGCAGCCATCAGCAGGCCAGGGCGGTCCCGTCAGAGAGACAGCCTGTGAACAAGCGGCCTGAAGGAGGAAAAATCctaacctcacacaagagatatGGGGAAGTCAAGCTTTTGTGTCTTGCTGCCATCTTAAGTGGGTTTCCTTGTCAAAACCTCTCTGCTCCAGGAAGTttctcctgactttttttttcccttttcactgTAAGCTGGGATGAAAGAGTGATTGGCGCTTGAGGTATCATTTGGACGAGCCTTCCATGTGGTGAGatccatttctctgtcttctaagtgGACTCCCTGGGTGGGCTTTTGGTTCGACGTCAACTTGGATGTCTGTTATTGAACCGGGCAATCTGTTTTCTTCACCCATGGCCACACATGGCAGTGGTGTGGTTGCAGTTAAGCCGAGAGCCCTACTTAATCACTACACCAGAGACAGCCAAGCCACAAGCCACACTATGGTGGGTAGGCCCACTCCGGAGGCCCAGCAATGGAAGCAGAATACACTTTTGGTGAGTCAGTTACCAACATGCAAGTCTGTAGTTCcaattataaaaattaagtcagatggttttctttttgtccACACTAGTGACATGCCACTTCCTCTCCTGATTAGGGATGTTCTTTCCATCCCACCCTGACATCCCTCTCTCTTCATATTTGTTCAGACACTCGGGAAGCATTTGCTCTCCTGAACAGTCAACACAGATGAGCAAACCGAGGTATTTCTGGGCAGTTAAATTCTATCCTAAAGGGCTGAacagttgctgtgacaaacactggTGGGTGAAATTCAGCCAGGCTTCCTTAGCCTGCACTGGCTGGAGAGGCTCTCTGGCTCTCGGTGTAGTAGACTGGAGGGGTCAGTGTGGAAGACGGAAGCTCAACTCCTAGAGGTGGATAACAACTAGGCGAGAAGTGGGAGAGGCAGCCTAGGCTCCCGGCAGGTGGTTAGATTCGGGATACACAATCTTTtcactttggaaaaagaaaaggagtgtAATTGACAGGTTGGGATCTCCTTGAGCAGGCCCAGCTAATGTCTTCA
Protein-coding sequences here:
- the Ubxn10 gene encoding UBX domain-containing protein 10, encoding MATEAPVNLAPPERSTVVGISVDSFICQPSSLRMHVIRPKSAKGRKRPNLHRTQGRGDGSPSVLSASPPPCSSGSSSSQKPGACVPASPSQGTPDEMPELMPQVLSGATSSLNKYPVLPSINRRSLEDGAVDTVARKASSLQLSNVQALYQEETHTTVKSSQEDSRTQVCALEKKFIIRTKRQSSSRASNMEEPTDQEPRLLLAIRSPSGQRFVRYFRPSDDLQTVLAVAEQKNKATYQHCSIETMDVPRRRFSDLTKSLQECGILHKSVLGISQEEGEG